The window TGCACGGCAAATAGCCATCGGATAACGAATAATTAACCCTGTTGTACGTTCCTCGAAAGGTACTTTGGTATTTGGGAAAGCGTACTCTTGTGGGTGGCGCATGATATCTAACGGGATACCCAGCTCTACAACATCAGGTGACGAATCTAACACAACAAAGCAATCTGTACCTGCTAGACCTTTACCTTTTAGATCGTTGATCGTTTCAATGCGTTTAAAGAAGTTTTCAGATTGAATGTATTGTAAAGCAGTTTGCTTTGTAAATTCGTTGAATACTTTCTTTTGGAGTTGTTTTTTTGCATTAGGCGTTAATAGTAATGTATCAGCTTCATGGCCGTTTAACATATCGACTTTAGACTTTGCTTCAATAATGTCATCAACGATTTCCTCGCCTGTTTTATCAGCCCACTTCGTTGAAGAACCACCCTCGTTTTGTGGAGCTGCATATACTTGGATGCCTACGGAATCTGTTAAGCCCTTAATGCCATGTTTCTTATCACCTGAAAAGACCACCTGATTTTCCTTCTCAGCAATGGCTTTACGCACCGTATCTGCTTTTGTCACTTCGATAGGACGACCTGACATTTGTGCCTCACGTACTTCTTGAACAGAAATGTTGAAAGCAGCAGCGATTGAATAAATTTTTACTGTTTCTTCCGTTAAGTCTGCGTCTACTAATGGCACATCAGTTGCACCAGGAGCTAATATTTTAGCAGCGCCTGAACGTGTCATCACATCATAACTGTACGTTTTTGCACCTGCTGGAATATCAGTTTTTAACGAGAAAATTGAACGTGCTTTTAATTCAGAAGCATGTGGTTCATACACACGCTTGTCAATTGCGTTTAAGTCTTGTGGACGGATTAGAGCATCCGCACGATATGATTTCATTGTCATGTAAAGATTCCCCCTTAAGGTAAGTTAATTTCGATTTCTACTAATTGATTTGCTGAAGCATTTGCTTTGAATACAGCACCATTAACAGCGATAGTTCCGTCTGTTGTAAACTTTTGAGTAGTAGGATCTACTTTGACAGCTTGACCGTTGATAACATCGCCACCAGCAACAACAAAAATACGACCGCGCTTTACAATTGCAGCAGGTTCACCCACCGGATAGTTTTGGTCGTCTTTCTTTTCAACCCAATCGTGGATGTTTTGAGCTAATGCGATACCGATAACTGCACCATCGGTTTTAATAGGTGTAATTGCTGTGCCTGTTGCATTCAATTGAACAGCAGCACCGAACGGTACAATTGCTTCAACTGCGTATGTGTCCGCAACGTAATCTTGGTAATTTGCTAACTGACCAGCTTTACCTGCTGGCTCCATGTAATCTGGATAATTTGTAATAGGCATGTTGATTTCCCCCTTATTTACGCATATTTAAGCGTTGATTTTTCATATCTTCTAAATCTTTGTTTCCGCCAGCATCTCCTGTGTACGCACTATTAGCACCTGTGCTAGAAAATCCTGTAGATTGCACTTGATCCACTGTTGCATCAAAAAAAGCGTTGATATAATCTTCTGATTTACCATCGCCTTTAAAGTCCTGTTTAGTTGTAGAGATGACTGCTTCTTTAATTTCACGGTCTGTTTTACCTGCGAAGTCGAATGAGTCGCCAAGCAAAGGTTTTGCTGTGCTGATTAACCCTACACGTTCCTCTACTTTTTTATCTAACTCATCTGTGGATACTTGTTTTGCTTTAGTGTTCGTAAGCTCCTGCTCTGTATTTTGAAGTTTCACTTCTAGTGCATCGTAACGACCTTGTAAGGCATCTACACTATCACCTTTTACCTTTGCTGTTTCTTCTTTTGCTTTTAAAGCATCGATATATGTTTTCACCGCTGGGTCTATTTCATATTCTGAACCTTCAATTTTGATTTTTACCATTTCAGTATTTCCTCCTTTTTCATCAATTTGCCATGCGTCTGAATCCGCACGAATAGCAACTTCAGGACCTGCACGACCCTTTTCTACGATCGCAATGTGATTAATTTCAACATTACGCTGAATATATTCGTACTGATCGCCGTTATATGTCCCACTTTCCGCAACAACATCTGATAAGAAACCGATGCTAATTTCGTTGTATCCATCATGTATTTTTTCAATGAGTACTTTGTCTGTCACAGTCAACGAAATATAAAGCTTAAAGTCCTCTACACGCGAGTCTGTGTGGCTCATACCTTTCGCATAGGATTGGTAATTTTCAATCGTTACTGGCTCATTTGGATGTCCATCTGTAACAGGCTTAGATCGTGCTGAAAAAATAGTACGGTCACTAAAGATTTCATCAGGTAACTTAGCCTCCATTTGTACCGTTCCATCTTGTCGTTGATATGGAAAAACACCAGGACGAGTAATCGGTACATTAACCGTTAAATACCCTTCTGGTGTTTCCATGTAGTCCTTAATATAAGATGTGTCGTAGCGTTGTAGTTTCAAGTTTTCACCTCCTTTGAGGCATGAAAAAAAGCACTCTCTTTAAGACAGTGCTTTTTCTCTTCTGATTTTCTCTTTTGTATAATTAATCAATAGGAATATTTGTTACTAAGATTCTCACTCAATTTTTTCATTTTCGCTGTCTATGGTCAAATTTCCCAACGGCTTTTGCTCAATCGTTGCTTTAAGTGTTAAATTATCTTTAATTTCACTTACCTGACTTTTTATATCATTAATTCCTTTTACTTTTTCATTAATTTTTTCTAGTGCATTATATACTTCAATACTTTGCTTAGTAGATTGATAAGATTGAAGAAAAGCAAATCCAATAGCTACAATAGCTAAAATAATGGACGCTATTCCAGACCACAATGATACCTCATTAATAATTTGTTGTGAATCTTTTGCACGCCAAGTAGCTAAAGTAATAAGGACAGCAACTAGATCGAATATGATAAAACCAAGTATTAAATTAGTTTTAGTAATCTTCTTCTCCACAAAATTGTCCCCTTTATTATCAATCAACTTGCTGAATAGTTACAACATGATCTTTACTAATTGCAGTTTTACCGATAATTACAAATCTACCTGACTCCAGTTGCCCAAGAATTTGTGCAAATTCATTAACAGAATTAAT of the Lysinibacillus fusiformis genome contains:
- a CDS encoding structural cement protein Gp24; translated protein: MPITNYPDYMEPAGKAGQLANYQDYVADTYAVEAIVPFGAAVQLNATGTAITPIKTDGAVIGIALAQNIHDWVEKKDDQNYPVGEPAAIVKRGRIFVVAGGDVINGQAVKVDPTTQKFTTDGTIAVNGAVFKANASANQLVEIEINLP
- a CDS encoding DUF2184 domain-containing protein gives rise to the protein MTMKSYRADALIRPQDLNAIDKRVYEPHASELKARSIFSLKTDIPAGAKTYSYDVMTRSGAAKILAPGATDVPLVDADLTEETVKIYSIAAAFNISVQEVREAQMSGRPIEVTKADTVRKAIAEKENQVVFSGDKKHGIKGLTDSVGIQVYAAPQNEGGSSTKWADKTGEEIVDDIIEAKSKVDMLNGHEADTLLLTPNAKKQLQKKVFNEFTKQTALQYIQSENFFKRIETINDLKGKGLAGTDCFVVLDSSPDVVELGIPLDIMRHPQEYAFPNTKVPFEERTTGLIIRYPMAICRADGI
- a CDS encoding DUF2213 domain-containing protein; its protein translation is MKLQRYDTSYIKDYMETPEGYLTVNVPITRPGVFPYQRQDGTVQMEAKLPDEIFSDRTIFSARSKPVTDGHPNEPVTIENYQSYAKGMSHTDSRVEDFKLYISLTVTDKVLIEKIHDGYNEISIGFLSDVVAESGTYNGDQYEYIQRNVEINHIAIVEKGRAGPEVAIRADSDAWQIDEKGGNTEMVKIKIEGSEYEIDPAVKTYIDALKAKEETAKVKGDSVDALQGRYDALEVKLQNTEQELTNTKAKQVSTDELDKKVEERVGLISTAKPLLGDSFDFAGKTDREIKEAVISTTKQDFKGDGKSEDYINAFFDATVDQVQSTGFSSTGANSAYTGDAGGNKDLEDMKNQRLNMRK